In Chlamydia serpentis, the following are encoded in one genomic region:
- the rpsD gene encoding 30S ribosomal protein S4 has protein sequence MARYCGPKNRVARRFGANIFGRSRNPLLKKPHPPGQHGMQRKKKSDYGLQLEEKQKLKACYGMIMEKQLVKAFKEVVHKQGNIAQMFLERFECRLDNMVYRMGFAKTIFAAQQLVSHGHVLVNGRRVDRRSFFLRPGMQVSLNEKSKRLQSVKNALESKDESSLPSYISLDKASFKGELLISPEQDQIEAQLPLPINISVVCEFLSHRT, from the coding sequence ATGGCTCGATATTGTGGCCCTAAAAATAGAGTGGCACGGCGTTTTGGTGCGAACATCTTTGGCAGAAGCCGAAATCCTTTGTTAAAGAAGCCTCACCCTCCAGGTCAGCATGGTATGCAGAGAAAGAAAAAGTCTGACTATGGACTCCAGCTCGAAGAAAAACAGAAGCTTAAGGCTTGCTATGGAATGATCATGGAAAAGCAGTTAGTTAAAGCTTTCAAAGAAGTTGTACATAAGCAGGGAAATATTGCTCAGATGTTCTTGGAAAGATTTGAGTGTCGTCTTGATAATATGGTCTATCGTATGGGATTTGCAAAAACAATTTTTGCTGCTCAACAACTTGTTTCCCATGGTCATGTATTAGTCAATGGGCGAAGAGTAGACAGACGCTCGTTTTTCCTCCGTCCTGGCATGCAAGTTTCTCTAAATGAAAAATCAAAACGACTACAATCTGTGAAAAATGCCCTAGAAAGTAAGGACGAAAGCTCTCTGCCTTCTTATATTTCTTTAGATAAGGCAAGTTTCAAAGGAGAACTGCTTATATCACCTGAGCAAGATCAAATAG
- a CDS encoding rhodanese-related sulfurtransferase, translating into MEKKYYALAYYYITRVDNPHEEIALHKKFLENLDVSCRIYISEQGINGQFSGYKLDAELYMDWLKKRPVFSKIKFKIHHIKENIFPRITVKYRKELAALGREVDLSQQAKHISPQEWHEKLQENRCLVLDVRNNYEWKIGHFDNATLPDIETFKAFPEYAERLAQEYNPETTPIMMYCTGGIRCELYSPVLLEKGFKEVYQLDGGVIAYGQQVGTGKWLGKLFVFDDRLAIPIDEKDQNVTPIAECCFCKIACDFYYNCANTDCNSLFICCSDCIHPYKGCCSHECSQSPRVRKFDSSRGNKPFRRAHLCEIGEDENSTSCCLL; encoded by the coding sequence ATGGAAAAGAAATATTATGCACTAGCCTATTACTATATTACTCGTGTGGATAATCCACATGAAGAAATTGCTTTACACAAAAAGTTTTTAGAGAACTTAGATGTTTCTTGTCGTATTTATATTTCAGAGCAGGGTATCAACGGACAATTCAGTGGCTATAAACTTGATGCTGAACTCTATATGGATTGGCTTAAAAAACGTCCTGTTTTCTCAAAGATTAAGTTTAAAATCCATCATATTAAAGAAAATATCTTTCCAAGAATCACAGTAAAGTATCGTAAAGAACTTGCTGCTTTAGGTCGTGAAGTAGATCTCTCTCAGCAAGCTAAACATATTTCTCCTCAAGAATGGCATGAGAAATTACAAGAAAATCGTTGTCTTGTTTTAGATGTTAGAAACAACTATGAGTGGAAAATCGGGCATTTTGACAATGCCACCTTACCTGACATTGAAACTTTCAAAGCATTCCCAGAATATGCTGAGCGTCTTGCTCAGGAATACAATCCCGAAACGACTCCTATTATGATGTATTGTACAGGAGGAATTCGTTGTGAGCTTTACTCTCCAGTCTTATTAGAAAAAGGCTTTAAAGAAGTCTATCAACTTGACGGTGGTGTAATTGCTTATGGTCAACAAGTGGGGACAGGTAAGTGGTTAGGAAAGTTATTTGTTTTCGATGATCGCCTAGCTATTCCTATTGATGAAAAAGATCAAAATGTGACTCCTATAGCAGAATGCTGTTTTTGTAAAATTGCTTGTGATTTTTATTACAATTGTGCCAATACCGACTGCAATTCTCTATTTATCTGTTGTTCTGACTGTATTCACCCATATAAAGGCTGTTGCTCTCATGAATGCTCTCAAAGCCCACGGGTTCGCAAATTTGATAGTTCACGAGGAAATAAACCGTTTCGACGTGCTCACCTGTGTGAAATTGGAGAAGATGAAAATTCTACAAGCTGTTGCCTACTATAA